The DNA region ATCCACGCTTTATGTAAGTTTAGAACCCTGTAGTCATTTTGGAAAAACGCCGCCATGTTCTGATTTGATTATCAAACACAACATTTCTAAAGTAGTGGTCGGTTGTATAGATCCTTTTGAGGCGGTAGCGGGTAGGGGAGTTAAAAAGTTGCAAGAATCAGGTTGTGAGGTAATTTTTGGTGTTTTAGAAAAGGAATGCATTGAACTGAATAAACGGTTTTTTACTTATCACACAAAAAAAAGACCTTATATTATATTGAAATGGGCAGAAACCAAAGATGGGTTTATTGCTCCAACAACAAAAAGAAAAGAAAACAAACCTGTTTGGATAACGAATAAATATTCTCGCCAATTAGTTCATAAATGGAGGGCAGAAGAACAAGCTATTTTAGTGGGTACAACCACGGCTATTGAAGATAACCCGAAGTTGGATGTGCGTGATTGGATTGGTGAAAATCCGTTGAGATTGATTTTGGATAGAAACTTAAGAGTACCAAATAATTATAATGTTTTTGATGGAAGTAATCGGACAGTAGTATTTACCGAAAAAGATAAAAAGGACAAGAATAATTTAAAGTATTCTAAAATTGATTTTACTAAAAACATTCCGCAACAAATTTGTGATTATTTGTGTAAAAAAGAAATTCAATCAGTTATTATTGAAGGTGGTACGAAAACGCTTCAATCTTTTATAGATACTGACTTATGGGATGAAGCCAGAATTTTTACTGGAGATGTCTCATTTTCTGACGGAGTAAAAGCACCTATTATATATGGTAGAGATATTCTAAATAAAAAGATAAAATATGATACTTTAAAAATTTTACAAAACGAATAATCCTAAAGCCTTAAGTTAGCTAAAACAAAAATTTAGTTGAAAGAAAACGATACATATAAGACCATAACTAAACCTTCTGAAGAGGTTATTTTTAAAGATAGGGGCAGTAAATTCTTGGGATATGCGTTTCCGTTACAAAGTGAAGATGAGGTAAAACAGATTGTAGAAAATCTCAAAAATCAGCATCATAAAGCTAGACATTGGTGCTATGCTTGGCGAATTGGCATTGAGCATGTGCAATACCGCACTAACGATGATGGTGAACCTAATAATTCTGCTGGTCTGCCTATTTACGGGCAAATATTATCAAATAGAGTAACTAATGTATTGGTTGTGATTGTCCGTTATTTTGGCGGCACCAAATTAGGGGTTGGCGGATTGGTAAATGCATATAAAACTACTGCTCAACTGGCGTTGGAATCGGCTAGAATCACAACCAAAACAATAAATACACATTTTAAACTTTTATTTGAATATCCTCAAATGAATACGGTAATTCGGATTGTAAAAGACACCAATGCAACTATTGTAAAGCAAAAAATGGAATTAAAATGTGAGTTTGTTATAGCGATTAGAAAAAGTGAAGCAGAAAAATTACAATCTGCACTATCAGAATCAAGATTCATTAGTTGGAAAGTGATTTAATTAAAAAATGCACTTACTTTTTCTAAAATATAATCTGGAGCTTTAGTGGGTCTATTTCTTTCAGTATCAATAAAAACCAATGTCGTAGTGCCTTTTGTTAGCAGTTCTTTCGCTTCATTATAAAGCTCATAAGCAAAATCGATTTTAAATCCAGGCTTTTTTAACAATACGGTTTTAAGGGTAAGTAAATCGTCATATTTAGCTGGTTTTAAATAATTTATATTCAAATTGATAACGGGAAGCATTATACCCAGTTCTTCCATTTTTTTATAGGATAATCCCAGTTCACGAAGCCATTCTACTCTGCCCATTTCAAAATATTGGGCATAATTGCCGTAGTACACATATTTCATCTGATCTGTCTCTCCGTAGCGTACTCTAATATTTATTTCATGGTTCAACATAAATTTGCTATATTTGGCGTGAGAGTTTACTAAAAAAAAAATTGAAAAACAATAGAAAAAAAATTTTTTATACTAAATATTATTCACATTTTTGTAACGCAAAATAAGTGAGAGTGTAAACCCAATTTAATTCACTCTGTGTCTAACCAACAAAACTAATTAACACGAATGAGTAAAACTGCTACTTCAGTTTGGAATAATTGTTTGTCTTTTATAAAGGACAATATCAAGCCCCAAGCATATAAAACATGGTTTGAGCCAATTAAGCCGATAAAAATAGCTGGAGACGCATTAACAATTCAAGTTCCAAGTAAGTTTTTTTACGAATGGTTAGAAGAGCACTACATTAAATTGTTAAGAGTTGCCTTAGTGAGGGAGTTAGGTGATGATGCAAAACTGGTTTATGATGTGCGGATGGAAAATGCCTACAGTAGTAAAAATCCTCACACGGTTAAAATTCCAAGTTCAAATAGAAAGCCTTTCAATTCCCAAGGAATAACAGTTCCTTTAGAAATTGATAAAAGAGAGTTGCGGAATCCTTTTATTATTCCAGGAATTCAAAAAGTAAAAATAGAATCTCAACTTAATCCCAATTATAATTTTGATAGCTTTATAGAAGGCGACTCCAATCGTTTGGCAAGATCGGCAAGTATGGCTGTGGCCAACAAACCAGGAGGCACTTCTTTTAATCCTCTATTAATATATGGTGGTGTTGGTTTGGGTAAAACGCATTTGGCTCACGCCATTGGCGTTGATATCAAAGACAAGTATCCTGAAAAAACGGTATTGTATATTTCAGCTGAAAAATTCACGCAACAATATATCGATTCCGTAAAAGGCAATACAAGAAACGATTTTATTCATTTTTATCAGATGATAGATGTGCTGATTGTTGATGATGTTCAGTTTTTATCCGGAAAATCGGGCACGCAAGATGTCTTTTTCCATATTTTCAATCATTTGCACCAAAATGGTAAGCAAGTCATATTAACATCAGATAAGGCTCCTGTGGATATGCAGGATATTGAGCAGCGTTTGTTGTCTCGTTTTAAATGGGGGTTGTCGGCAGAGCTAATGGCTCCCGATTATGAAACCCGAATTTCAATACTACAGAAAAAACTATTTAGAGATGGTGTGGAAATGCCCGATGAAATAGTGGAATACATTGCTAAAAATATTAAATCAAACGTAAGGGAACTTGAGGGAGTGCTAATCTCTATGATTGCTCAAGCTTCTTTTAATAGAAAAGAATTTACATTAGCCTTAACCAAGCAAATAGTAGACAAATTTGTTAAAAACACTAAACGTGAGGTTTCTATTGATTATATTCAAAAAGTAGTTTCCAAATATTTTGAAATGGATGTTACTACTTTGCAATCTAAAACCCGTAAACGTCACATTGTTCAAGCACGTCAGTTGGCCATGTATTTTGCTAAGCGTATGACAAAAGCTTCATTAGCAAGTATAGGTTCTCAAATTGGAAGTAGAGATCATGCCACTGTACTACATGCTTGTAAAACTGTTGATAATCTTACCGAAACCGACAAGCAGTTCAGAAAATATGTTGACGATATAACTAAAAAATTGTCATTTTAATACCCTAACAATGACTCGTATCTTAATGGTATGTCTCGGTAATATTTGTCGTTCGCCATTGGCTGAAGGCATCTTAAAGTCAAAAGTTGATTCGCAAAAAGTTTTTATTGATTCTGCTGGAACTGGAGGTTACCATATAGGTAAATTGCCCGATAACCGCTCAATTGCCGTTGCCAAAAAATACAATTTGGATATCACGGACCAACGCTGTAGAAAATTTCGTCAGTCGGATTTTGATGAATTCGATTTGATTTATGTAATGGATGCTTTTAATAAAGAAGATGTTTTAAGTTTGGCAAGAAATGAAAGTGATAGGTCTAGAGTCAAAATGATTTTAAACGAGGTTTTTCCTAATGAAAATGTTGATGTTCCTGATCCTTATCATGATACGGAGCGAGGTTTTGAAAATGTATATCAGATGCTAAACAAGGCATGCACTATAATTGCCGATAAGTTAAATGATGGGGAGTAATAAAGGAAAATTGTATTTAATTCCCACTACGCTAGGAGATAACGAGCCTTTAGAGGTATTACCTATCTCGGTAAAAAAAATTATTGAACGCACTAACCATTATATTGTTGAGAACGAAAAATCAGCACGACGGTTTATAAAAAAAGTAACACCTAGAAAATCACAACCCAATTTAACCATTTATTTATTGGATAAATTTACTGATAATCTGGAGATTCAACATTATTTAGATGTTTGTACTGATGGTGTCAATGTAGGTTTGCTGTCCGAAGCTGGTGTGCCCGCTGTTGCTGATCCAGGTGCTGCAATTGTAGAATTAGCTCATCAAAAAAATATTAGCGTTGTGCCATTGGTAGGCCCGTCATCCATAACAATGGCAATGATGGCATCTGGTTTAAACGGACAGAATTTTGCATTTAACGGTTATTTGCCAATTGATAAAGCAGATCGTAAGAAAAGCATAAAACAGTTAGAGAAATTATCGTTTGATAAAAATCAATCTCAAATCTTTATAGAAACGCCTTACCGTAACGAAAAAATGGTTGAGGACTTATTGCAAGTGCTTTCTGATCAAACTAAATTGTGTATTGCAGTAGATATTACTTTGCCCACCGAGTATATTAAAACGATGTCCGTTAACGATTGGAAAAAGCAAAAGGTAAATTTGCATAAACGACCAGCAATATTTATTTTACATAAAATGTAAAAATCCTCAATTTAAAATTGAGGATTTTTTGTTGATAGTTAATGCTTTCTGTATTTCTTATATTACAGAACGGGATGCCTGTTCGCTTCGATAAACGAAGTGTCGTAACCAGCAAATTTCTTTATGTAGTAACTTATGCTACTACCATAAGCATCTTCAAAGGTTGTACGCCCGTAACTACGCAAGTATTTTTTTACATTACCAGCTCCAGCCAAGTGTGCGGCAGCCAAAATACCTGATTCCGTAATTGTTACACCATTAATTCTTTTGCCTACAAACCTTTTAATATCTCTTTTTAGAATCCATTTGTTTACCGAGCATAATGCTAGAAAGGCATCTTCTTGTAACTCAGCATCTTTTAAGAATTCAGCAGTATTATAAATTTTAAAACGTTTTAGTGTTCCTTTTCCAAATTGATATTTACCCAAATACCCAAAAGTGTTAACTCTGTTGTATTTCCCTTGAGATTCTTTAAAAGCCAATGCTTCTTTAAAACCAATAAAAGATTTACCGGTAGTTGGAGAATCAAAAAAAGTAACGGGTTCAATTTCTTGTGGTACGGTTGCAAAATAGTCAGTACTAGGTACATTGTATTTTGCTTCTTTAGTATCTATTTTGTACATACCAGTAAAACTGGATATTGTAAAAATGGTTACTAATAATACTAATAGTTTACTAGTTTTCTTTTTCATTGTTGATGCATTAAAGGGGTTAAACGCATTTTCAATTCAGCCCGCAAATATACAACAAAAATTTTAATTACCAAAATATTTTAAAAGACTGATTTTCAATTTATTAAAAATAAAATAAATGAAATTTGCTACGCCCTTTAGAGTTGATTTCGAGCGTAGGAGCAGGGATTTTGATAAAATTTATCGTAGAGAAGAGTGTTTTCAAAAATTTAGATTGTGTTTTTATTTTAGATAGGTCAACATCTAGACTTAAATAAAACTGTCTATAACGCTCGGGAGGGTTTGCAATACTATTATCAATAAAATAATCATCACTACTTGAAATCATTCCCTCAGCTCCATAACCAACTGCAATATTCAGCCATTTAGGGAAATTACTTTCTTTAGCAAATGACCATATATTGGCTGATAACCAATACGTTTGTCCGTTATAGTCTTTTAAGGTTTGTTCTAAGAAATTTTCTCCGAGTAATTCTGGACGTTGACTGGCATATTTTGTCGTATGGAACGAATATTTCATTAAAATACGCTGTTCGTCCCACAACAATTCTTGTCCTATTAACAATCCTGTACCCGTAGCATTAGCCAAAATATCAGAAGGTGAAAATCCCCATTCTTCTGAAAAACCATCAAAAATTTCTACAACGCTTAAAAAGCCGAAGCCTAAGGTAGCCCCATATAGTAATTGATTCTTTTTACTTTCACCAGCCCAATCCAATACATTCATTCCCACTTTACCCACATAATAGGCTCCCATCGCATGTCCGGCTTTATCCATTTGTAGCCAATCGTTACTGTCGTTTATGGTGTGGAAAGAAGAAGAATCATAATTGGCATACCACAATTGGTGCATACCAACCAAAGTAAGACCCGTCAAAGAAGCTTCTGTAATATAAACTGCGTTTCTTCTTTTGGTATTTAAACTATCTGATTTTTCCCAAAAAGATATATTTTGTTGTGCAACTGTTGTAAAACTAATAGAAAGCAGGAAAAGTAAGGTTGAAATTTGCTTATAACAGATACAACTAGACATAAACCTATCTGTTAATGCCTTGTTTATTAAGCCAATCATGGTATTTCCGTGCATTTCTGAGATGCTGGGCTTGAGTTCTTGCAAAAGCGTGTGCTCCAATATCGGTTACATTGGCACACATATAATAGTATTCGTGTTTTTCAGCATTTAGTACCGCATCTATCGAAGAAATATCGGGCATAGCAATTGGAGCAGGAGGTAAGCTTGCATTTTTATAGGTGTTATAGGGTGAATCGATTAAAAGATCATCATTCAAAACACGTTTTACCTCATAATCTTGACCATGTTTTTGTTTTAACGCAAAAATTACCGTAGGATCTGCCTGTAAAGGCCATCCATCCCGTAAACGGTTTAAATAAAGACCAGCCACAGTTGGGCGTTCACTAACTTTTGATGTTTCTTTTTGTACTATAGAGGCTAAAGTCATCACATTATTTTTTGTCATGTTTAGTTTTTTAGCCTTGGATATTCGGTCATCGTTCCAAAACCTATTGTACTCTTTTAGCATCCTGTCTCTAAAGCTTTTTGCCGAAGTATTCCAGTAAAATTCATAAGAATTAGGAATAAAAATACCTAATACCTTGGCTTTGGTCAGTTTATTTTTGGACAAAAATTCACTATCGGACAGAGTATTTAAAATTTGTATGGAGTCAGGTTCTATCTGAGAGGCTATTCTCCCCGCCAGTTTTTCTAGCGTGTCTTGATTGTTAAAGGTTAGAGTTAAAGGCGTTTGTTTTCCACTCCGCAATAAGTCAATTAAAGCATTATTGCTCATGCCTTTTTCAATGACGTATTTACCAGCTTTAATTACATTTGGGTAATTTTTTTGATTGGCTACCCAGATAAAACTATCCATATTATTGACAACAGGCTTAATAACTTCTTTTACTTCGTCAAAAGATGCATCTGTAGGTATATAAACTGCTATATCTTCTTTAACATTGGAACTGTATATTTTACCATAGAACTTATAAACAATTAATGATCCAACAATAAGGACTATTGCAATTACGGACGGTATTATTTTTTTAAGATTCATTTATTAAGTAATTGATATAAAACTTCATCTTTAAATTTTCCTTTACTAAAAATCCAATCCTTTTTGATGCCGATTTCGTTAAAGCTATGTTTTTTAAACAGTTTAATGCTCCTTTTATTGTCCGTGGTAATATTGGCAAACAATTGATGTAAATGGAGTATGTTAAAGCTATAGCCAATTAACAATTCAAGTGCTTCTGAAGCAAACCCTTTTTGTTGTTCGTTTTCTAATATTAAAATTCCAATTCCAGCACGTTTGTGTTGCGGATTAAAATCGAATAAATCGATTAAACCGACAGCTTTGTTGGTTTTATTATGAGCTATCACCAGACGCAGTTGCTTTGCTTCATAAACATCTTGATGGGCATTTGCCAAATATTGTGTTAACATATATTTGGAATAGGGTGCTTGTGTACTGCTAACTTCCCAAAAATTGGCATCATTTTCTACGGCATATAAAAAATCCAAATCCTCGGGTTCTAGAGCTCTTAAGTGAATAGTATTTCCAGTCAATACCTTCATTTATGCATTAATTTCAAATTCTCCATTAAAAACTTTAGTAGCTTTTCCTTTTAAAAACACGTTTTTATAAGAATTAGCATCAATATCAAAAGAAACTTCCAGAGTTCCCCCTAAGGTTTCTAGTGATATAGTTGTGTCATTTGTTTTGTTAGCTTTATGTGCAGCAATTGCAACTGCGGTAACACCAGTGCCACAGCTTAAGGTTTCATCTTCTACGCCACGTTCATAGGTACGCACTTTAAAGGTAGTATCATTCTTTTGTTCAACAAAGTTAACATTGGTACCTTTATCAAAATACGGAGCTCCGTTTCTAATTTTCTTACCCGTGCCATAAACATCAAAATTGTCAAGGTTTTTTACGAAGGCTATATGATGAGGTGAACCCGTATCTAAAAATAAATGGCTGCTGAAATCTTCAATCTTAGTAACATTTTTCATTTTTAGGCTGACTAAATCATCAGTAATGTGAGCTTCATGTAAACCGTCTATGGCATCGAAAGTGGTATTTTTATCTATTATACCTAATTGTTTGGCAAAAGCAACTATACATCTACCACCATTACCACACATACTACCTTCATTACCGTCAGCATTGTAATAAATCATGGTAAAATCCTGCAAATTTGACAGTTCTAAGAGTATTAAACCATCTGCACCTATGCCAAATTTTCGGTCACATAACCTTTCAATCAATTTGGTATCATTTTTGGGAAATTGTTGTTGACGATTATCAATCATTATAAAATCGTTTCCCGTACCTTGATATTTGTAAAATTCAATTTGGCTCATGTTGCAAATGTAAACATTTTTTTAATCCGCCTTGTTGAATTATTTTTTGTTAAAGTACAGTTAATATTGGCGTTAAAGTATAGTTAAAGTCAAATTTGATATAAAATAAGATGTTAATTTTGAGTGTTAAAAGAATACAATAATTTAAGAACATAAAATTTTTTGAAGATGAAAAAAATAGTAAGTTTAGTTTTTGCTTCCGTATTGGGCGGGGTTATGGCCTTAGGTGCTTATGTTTATGTAATTGGAAATGGTGAGATAATTAGTAATTCTGAAAATAAATTACAGCCTAAAGTAGTTCAAGCTAACTATAATATTCCAAGTTCAAACTATGCTGCTGAAGCCACTGATTTTACAAAAGCCGCAGAAGAAACAGTTCATGCTGTGGTTCACGTTAAAAATACAACCATGTCAAGATCAAATCCTTTAGTAGAGTTTTTCTACGGAGAGGGTGCAGGTGGAGGTGGAAGACCAACGATAGGAACTGGATCAGGTGTAATTATTTCACCTGACGGATACATCATCACCAATAATCATGTAATTAAAGGCTCTAAAAAATTAGAGATTACCTTAAATAATCAAAAATCATATCCTGCCAAAGTTATTGGAGCAGATGAGAGTACGGACATAGCCTTAGTAAAAATAGATGCTGAAGATTTACCTTTTGTTGCTATTGCTAATTCAGACAATGTTAAAGTGGGCGAGTGGGTGTTGGCCGTTGGTAATCCCTTTAATCTAACATCAACCGTAACTGCGGGTATTGTAAGTGCCAAAGCTAGAAATATTAATATATCCGGTGGTAAAATGGTAGAATCATTTATTCAAACGGACGCTGCGGTAAATCCTGGTAATAGTGGAGGAGCATTGGTAAATGTTAGAGGAGAATTGGTAGGTATTAATACGGCAATAAGTTCACAGACAGGGTCTTATGTTGGGTATTCTTTTGCGGTACCTTCGAATATCGCAAAAAAAGTTGTGGAAGATTTAATGGAATTTGGAGATGTACGTACTGCCTATTTAGGGATACAGCCTGCTGAATTGAACAGTGAATTGGTTAAGGAGCTTGGTTTAAATCAAACTCAAGGTGTTTTGGTAGCTAATGTAACAGAAAATGGAGGAGCTATAAAAGCAGGAATGAAAAAAAATGATATTATTATTCAAGTAAATCAGGTTAAAATTAATAAGTTTTCGGATTTAAAAGGGTTTTTAAGTACTAAACGCCCTGGTGATGTTGTTAATGTTACTGTACTTAGAGACAGTAAGGAAAAACAATTTGAAGTAAAATTAGGAAATCAGTTTGGTAAAGTTACCATTGATAAATTAGATTTTTCTAAAAACTATTTAGGTAACCTTGAAAAAATATCCAAGAAAGAAGCCGCTGAAAATCGTATCAATTATGGCTTAAAATTGAAAACGGTTAAAAGCCCCTACTTAATTGAGGGAGAAGTTAAGGCTGGAAATATCATACTAAAGATTGCCGGGGAGAAAGTTTACAATGTACAAGATGCTGAAGATGTTTTAAGAAAGAATAAGGGTAATCAAATTATGGTACAAGTGTTAAATAATGAAGGTTACGCTGAATATCATGCTATCTATGTACCTAATTAATAGTTTTATAATCTTAGTGAGAAATCCCTCAACTTAGTTGAGGGATTTTTTTATACTAAAGCTTTTACGAAAACGTTTGAAATAGTACTTTTGCAAAAACTTTTAATAGTATGTCAACAGACCAAACGTACGAATCAGAATTAGCCTTTCAAGCCGATAGAAGAAGGGCAACAGTAGAGTTTATTAAAATTGTTAGCGACCTTTGGTACGACAATGCTATTGAACTAATATTGTTCAGAAATCAATTGATTAATAGAAATGTTAGTGAAATCCTCAATTTGATTGAATACGCTAGTGAGTTTGTGCAAAAACCCATTTCTATTTTTGATGCTGTAGAAATTTCTAGAGCTATAAAAGAAGTAGATTTACCTCCGGCAAAATTAGATATTGGTAAACTGGCGTATGAGTTCCACCTTGCCGAAGATGAAGAAGACGTGGTGGATTTTGTAAGTAATAAATTAAAAGGAGCTGAAAAAACAAATGGTATAGAGCCTAAAGATGTTGTGTTATACGGTTTTGGTAGAATAGGCAGATTAGTTGCCAGAGAATTAATGGTAAGGACGGGTAAAGGCAAACAAATGCGTTTACGTGCCATTGTAACTCGTGGAGAAATTACCGAAACCATTTTAGAAAAAAGAGCTTCTTTATTAAGAAATGATTCCGTTCATGGTAATTTTCCCGGAACCGTTAAAGCCGATATTAAAAATAGTGCTTTGATAATAAATGGCACTACAGTCTATATGATTTCTGCCAATAACCCTGAGGATATAGATTATACAAAATACAGCATTAATGACGCTTTGATTGTTGACAATACAGGTGCCTTTAGAGATAAAGAAGCCCTTAGTCGCCATTTATTGAGTAAAGGAGCCGATAAGGTTTTATTGACCGCTCCGGGCAAGGGTGTGCCCAATATTGTACATGGTGTTAATCATTTTGAACATAATCCTGACGAGGTTTCTATTTTTTCTGCGGCTTCATGTACTACCAATGCCATTACACCTGTACTAAAAGTTATGGAAGATAGTTTTGGAGTTGTAAGTGGGCATTTAGAAACTATTCATGCCTATACCAACGACCAGAATTTAGTTGATAATATGCATAAAAAATATCGTAGAGGTAGAGCGGCAGCCTTAAATATGGTAATTACAGAAACAGGAGCGGGAAAGGCGGTTGCCAAAGCACTACCATCCTTAGAAGGTAAATTGTCTTCAAATGCCATTAGAGTTCCAGTACCTAACGGATCTTTAGCAATTTTAAATTTGCAATTAGATAACTCTACAAGTAAGTCAAGTTTAAATTCTGTAATGAAAAAATATGCCTTGGAAGGTGATTTAGTTGAGCAAATCCGATATTCACTAAGTAATGAATTGGTGTCTTCTGATATTGTAGGTTCTTCCGCCCCAGCCATTTTTGATAGCAATGCAACTATTGTAACTGATGATGGAAAAACGGCAATTATTTATGTTTGGTACGATAATGAATACGGGTACAGCCATCAAGTAATCAGATTAGCAAAGCATATTTCTGAAGTTAGACGGTTTTCGTATTACTAACGTGTAGAATTTCCATATCTTTAAGGTGTCAAATTGGTTTTTGGCTATAACTAACTGCATTAAATTATGGACATATCTATACTAAAACCCTCCGATGTTACCGAAAACCTTTCGTTACAAGTAAAAGAACTTTTCAATCAATTAAATTCAGAAATAAAACAGAAAGATTTATCGGAACTTTTTAATCCAAAAAATGAAATTGTTTTTGCCTGTTGTATGGATGGTGAAAAATTAGCAGGGATGGCATTAATGGCCACTTATACGGTTATTTCCGGGTATAAAGGCTGGGTAGAGGACGTTGTAGTAGATCCTAATTACAGGGGAAAGGGCCTGGGCAGAAAACTGATGAACAAATTACTAGAAAAAGGTAAAGAAATGGGACTTTCGGAAATATTACTTTTTAGCAATGAGAAACGCCAAGCAGCAATCAGCCTCTATAAGAGTTTAGATTTTAAACAAAAACATAGTGGATTATATATTCTTAAAATGAGTTAGGTTTTATTTTTGATTGACGGTAATTGTGACATAAATGGTTCGTCACCCTGTCTCGATAGCTATCGGGATTGTTTCAGGGTAGCAATGACGCTACTCAGTATTATCACTAATTAAGTATATTAAAAATTTATTTCTGCCTCAACAAAAAATCAACTGTTTGCTACAATTTTATTTAAAATTGTATCTTTAGCATTCAATTAATCCAATTAACTATGTTTCAAAAAATTGCCCTTTTCGTATTTGTATTCTGTTTTTCATTAAGTAGTTACTCACAACAAAAAAGAAGTTTAACCCATGATGATTACGATTTATGGAAAAGGATACAGAGTCCTCAGGTTTCAGATAACGGAAAATTGATTGTAACTACAGTAGCTACGGCTACAAGTAGAGGCGATGGTTATTTAAG from Aureibaculum sp. 2308TA14-22 includes:
- the ribD gene encoding bifunctional diaminohydroxyphosphoribosylaminopyrimidine deaminase/5-amino-6-(5-phosphoribosylamino)uracil reductase RibD; the protein is MYFCDVNIHEKYIKRCLQLAKNGLGLTRPNPMVGCVIVHDNNIIGEGFTNPFGGNHAEVNAINSVSDRKLLQKSTLYVSLEPCSHFGKTPPCSDLIIKHNISKVVVGCIDPFEAVAGRGVKKLQESGCEVIFGVLEKECIELNKRFFTYHTKKRPYIILKWAETKDGFIAPTTKRKENKPVWITNKYSRQLVHKWRAEEQAILVGTTTAIEDNPKLDVRDWIGENPLRLILDRNLRVPNNYNVFDGSNRTVVFTEKDKKDKNNLKYSKIDFTKNIPQQICDYLCKKEIQSVIIEGGTKTLQSFIDTDLWDEARIFTGDVSFSDGVKAPIIYGRDILNKKIKYDTLKILQNE
- a CDS encoding IMPACT family protein; the protein is MKENDTYKTITKPSEEVIFKDRGSKFLGYAFPLQSEDEVKQIVENLKNQHHKARHWCYAWRIGIEHVQYRTNDDGEPNNSAGLPIYGQILSNRVTNVLVVIVRYFGGTKLGVGGLVNAYKTTAQLALESARITTKTINTHFKLLFEYPQMNTVIRIVKDTNATIVKQKMELKCEFVIAIRKSEAEKLQSALSESRFISWKVI
- a CDS encoding acyl-CoA thioesterase is translated as MLNHEINIRVRYGETDQMKYVYYGNYAQYFEMGRVEWLRELGLSYKKMEELGIMLPVINLNINYLKPAKYDDLLTLKTVLLKKPGFKIDFAYELYNEAKELLTKGTTTLVFIDTERNRPTKAPDYILEKVSAFFN
- the dnaA gene encoding chromosomal replication initiator protein DnaA, producing MSKTATSVWNNCLSFIKDNIKPQAYKTWFEPIKPIKIAGDALTIQVPSKFFYEWLEEHYIKLLRVALVRELGDDAKLVYDVRMENAYSSKNPHTVKIPSSNRKPFNSQGITVPLEIDKRELRNPFIIPGIQKVKIESQLNPNYNFDSFIEGDSNRLARSASMAVANKPGGTSFNPLLIYGGVGLGKTHLAHAIGVDIKDKYPEKTVLYISAEKFTQQYIDSVKGNTRNDFIHFYQMIDVLIVDDVQFLSGKSGTQDVFFHIFNHLHQNGKQVILTSDKAPVDMQDIEQRLLSRFKWGLSAELMAPDYETRISILQKKLFRDGVEMPDEIVEYIAKNIKSNVRELEGVLISMIAQASFNRKEFTLALTKQIVDKFVKNTKREVSIDYIQKVVSKYFEMDVTTLQSKTRKRHIVQARQLAMYFAKRMTKASLASIGSQIGSRDHATVLHACKTVDNLTETDKQFRKYVDDITKKLSF
- a CDS encoding low molecular weight protein-tyrosine-phosphatase, which encodes MTRILMVCLGNICRSPLAEGILKSKVDSQKVFIDSAGTGGYHIGKLPDNRSIAVAKKYNLDITDQRCRKFRQSDFDEFDLIYVMDAFNKEDVLSLARNESDRSRVKMILNEVFPNENVDVPDPYHDTERGFENVYQMLNKACTIIADKLNDGE
- a CDS encoding SAM-dependent methyltransferase, which gives rise to MGSNKGKLYLIPTTLGDNEPLEVLPISVKKIIERTNHYIVENEKSARRFIKKVTPRKSQPNLTIYLLDKFTDNLEIQHYLDVCTDGVNVGLLSEAGVPAVADPGAAIVELAHQKNISVVPLVGPSSITMAMMASGLNGQNFAFNGYLPIDKADRKKSIKQLEKLSFDKNQSQIFIETPYRNEKMVEDLLQVLSDQTKLCIAVDITLPTEYIKTMSVNDWKKQKVNLHKRPAIFILHKM
- a CDS encoding peptidoglycan-binding protein LysM, producing MKKKTSKLLVLLVTIFTISSFTGMYKIDTKEAKYNVPSTDYFATVPQEIEPVTFFDSPTTGKSFIGFKEALAFKESQGKYNRVNTFGYLGKYQFGKGTLKRFKIYNTAEFLKDAELQEDAFLALCSVNKWILKRDIKRFVGKRINGVTITESGILAAAHLAGAGNVKKYLRSYGRTTFEDAYGSSISYYIKKFAGYDTSFIEANRHPVL
- a CDS encoding DUF2279 domain-containing protein, whose translation is MSSCICYKQISTLLFLLSISFTTVAQQNISFWEKSDSLNTKRRNAVYITEASLTGLTLVGMHQLWYANYDSSSFHTINDSNDWLQMDKAGHAMGAYYVGKVGMNVLDWAGESKKNQLLYGATLGFGFLSVVEIFDGFSEEWGFSPSDILANATGTGLLIGQELLWDEQRILMKYSFHTTKYASQRPELLGENFLEQTLKDYNGQTYWLSANIWSFAKESNFPKWLNIAVGYGAEGMISSSDDYFIDNSIANPPERYRQFYLSLDVDLSKIKTQSKFLKTLFSTINFIKIPAPTLEINSKGRSKFHLFYF
- the mltG gene encoding endolytic transglycosylase MltG; the encoded protein is MNLKKIIPSVIAIVLIVGSLIVYKFYGKIYSSNVKEDIAVYIPTDASFDEVKEVIKPVVNNMDSFIWVANQKNYPNVIKAGKYVIEKGMSNNALIDLLRSGKQTPLTLTFNNQDTLEKLAGRIASQIEPDSIQILNTLSDSEFLSKNKLTKAKVLGIFIPNSYEFYWNTSAKSFRDRMLKEYNRFWNDDRISKAKKLNMTKNNVMTLASIVQKETSKVSERPTVAGLYLNRLRDGWPLQADPTVIFALKQKHGQDYEVKRVLNDDLLIDSPYNTYKNASLPPAPIAMPDISSIDAVLNAEKHEYYYMCANVTDIGAHAFARTQAQHLRNARKYHDWLNKQGINR
- a CDS encoding GNAT family N-acetyltransferase, whose protein sequence is MKVLTGNTIHLRALEPEDLDFLYAVENDANFWEVSSTQAPYSKYMLTQYLANAHQDVYEAKQLRLVIAHNKTNKAVGLIDLFDFNPQHKRAGIGILILENEQQKGFASEALELLIGYSFNILHLHQLFANITTDNKRSIKLFKKHSFNEIGIKKDWIFSKGKFKDEVLYQLLNK